In Leisingera sp. NJS204, the following are encoded in one genomic region:
- a CDS encoding phosphotransferase gives MIKLYSAEGANPLFANDPAREVAVLTALSGTGMVPPLIQTGEFEGRKWLGYAHVNGSPWQQDTGHVAQLLGRLHDLAPPPGLPCGVNGSAALEQQTVEILSSCRDRDQLAALRPLGRVPPLPQLVLIHGDPVPGNLLAHDGTLTLIDWQCPQIGDPAEDLALFLSPAMQLMYRGAPLSKDEEDAFLRAYPDPRIAGRALALKPWFHWRMAAYCQWRAERGSAQDLQASELERAALQSIRPRTA, from the coding sequence GTGATCAAGCTTTATTCAGCCGAAGGCGCCAACCCGCTGTTTGCCAATGATCCGGCCCGCGAAGTTGCTGTGCTGACGGCACTGTCAGGCACCGGCATGGTGCCGCCGCTGATCCAGACCGGGGAATTTGAAGGCAGGAAATGGCTGGGCTATGCGCATGTCAATGGCAGTCCCTGGCAGCAGGACACTGGCCATGTGGCACAGCTATTGGGGCGTTTGCACGACCTGGCTCCCCCGCCGGGCTTGCCTTGCGGCGTGAATGGCAGCGCGGCGCTGGAACAGCAAACCGTTGAAATTCTGAGCAGCTGCCGCGATCGCGATCAGCTGGCGGCGCTTCGCCCGTTGGGCCGGGTTCCGCCGTTGCCTCAGCTGGTGCTGATTCATGGCGACCCGGTGCCAGGCAACCTGCTGGCACATGATGGCACGCTGACGCTGATTGATTGGCAATGCCCGCAAATCGGCGACCCGGCAGAAGACCTGGCGTTGTTCCTGTCGCCTGCGATGCAGCTGATGTACCGGGGGGCGCCGCTGTCCAAGGATGAAGAAGACGCATTTTTACGCGCCTATCCCGATCCGCGGATTGCCGGGCGGGCCTTGGCGCTGAAGCCCTGGTTCCACTGGCGGATGGCAGCCTATTGCCAGTGGCGGGCCGAACGCGGCAGCGCGCAGGACTTACAGGCGTCAGAACTGGAACGCGCGGCGCTTCAATCCATCAGGCCCAGAACCGCATAA
- a CDS encoding flagellar hook capping FlgD N-terminal domain-containing protein, producing MTTPVTSTGFNSGQSNSSQPSPQQTSGLTSDFDTFVKMLTAQAKNQDPLEPMDSTEYAAQLAQFSMVEQQTKSNNLLEGLQSQLGLANMAALSGWVGMEARAVAPGYFDGSNEITIAPNPAAAADSVTLVVQDKNGTEVQRVALPVSAEPFQWNGLDDDGNPLEAGEYAFVIESSKGDELLLQEYAEIYFKVNETRMQGGEVGLITKGGSVVLASSVNALRDPEA from the coding sequence ATGACAACACCAGTTACTTCTACGGGATTCAACTCAGGGCAATCCAATTCGTCGCAGCCGTCGCCGCAGCAGACCTCCGGCCTGACCTCGGATTTTGATACTTTCGTGAAAATGCTAACCGCGCAGGCGAAAAATCAGGATCCTTTGGAACCGATGGATTCGACTGAATATGCCGCGCAGCTGGCGCAATTCTCGATGGTCGAACAACAGACCAAGAGCAACAACCTGCTGGAAGGGCTGCAATCACAGCTTGGCCTGGCTAATATGGCGGCTCTTTCTGGCTGGGTCGGGATGGAAGCACGGGCGGTGGCCCCTGGTTACTTTGATGGCAGCAATGAAATCACTATTGCGCCTAACCCGGCTGCTGCCGCGGATTCGGTGACACTGGTCGTGCAGGACAAAAACGGCACCGAAGTGCAGCGCGTCGCTTTGCCGGTCTCGGCTGAGCCTTTCCAGTGGAACGGTCTGGATGATGACGGCAACCCGCTTGAGGCGGGGGAATACGCCTTTGTGATCGAAAGCAGCAAAGGCGACGAGCTGCTGCTGCAGGAATATGCCGAAATTTATTTCAAGGTGAACGAAACCCGGATGCAGGGCGGCGAAGTGGGATTGATCACCAAAGGGGGGTCCGTGGTTCTGGCTTCGTCGGTGAACGCGCTGCGTGATCCTGAGGCTTGA
- a CDS encoding NAD(P)/FAD-dependent oxidoreductase: MRRIFSGYAYGPGPRTNCWWDETIAAPDWPVLQGEVSADVAVIGGGFTGMSAALHLAESGVSVAVLEAETPGWGASGRNGGFCCLGGSKLSGSTMRRVFGKSAAETYHASEEAAVHLVRGLLQTHGIDADTHSHGETQLAHNEKAVRRLQSEADALRQAGEEPEFLTRDQLADKGLNGSFHAALTTPVGFALNPRKYLFGLSKAAQDAGARVYQRSAALSVQQAGRGYRIETAQGSLRASKVIIATNGYSAEDLPGWLAGRYMPAQSTVMVTRPLTRAELDSQGWFSHQMAYDTRNLLHYFRLMPDNRFLFGMRGGLLASPRAEAGIRRKLRQDFEAMFPAWREVDSTHSWSGMVCLSRNLVPFIGPVPERPGMFAGLCYHGNGVAMGSYAGRLLSDLVQGHAPKLPYSPIVQKMARFPFGRARRMLMPPAYAVLGLMD; the protein is encoded by the coding sequence ATGCGCCGGATATTTTCCGGTTACGCCTACGGTCCCGGCCCCCGCACGAACTGCTGGTGGGACGAAACCATTGCAGCACCGGACTGGCCGGTGCTGCAGGGTGAAGTCTCCGCCGATGTGGCCGTCATCGGCGGCGGGTTCACCGGCATGTCAGCCGCGCTGCATCTGGCAGAAAGCGGCGTGTCCGTTGCGGTACTGGAGGCCGAGACCCCGGGGTGGGGCGCATCAGGGCGCAATGGCGGTTTCTGCTGTTTGGGCGGCTCAAAGCTTTCAGGCAGCACGATGCGGCGGGTTTTTGGCAAATCTGCGGCTGAAACGTATCACGCCAGCGAGGAAGCCGCCGTGCATCTGGTTCGCGGCCTGCTGCAGACCCATGGCATCGATGCCGACACTCATTCACATGGCGAAACCCAGCTGGCACACAACGAAAAGGCAGTCCGCCGCCTGCAATCAGAAGCGGACGCACTGCGTCAGGCGGGAGAGGAACCGGAATTTCTGACCCGTGATCAGCTCGCGGACAAAGGGCTGAATGGCAGCTTCCATGCGGCGCTGACAACACCGGTGGGATTTGCGCTCAATCCGCGCAAATACCTGTTCGGCCTATCCAAGGCCGCGCAGGATGCAGGTGCCCGAGTGTACCAACGCAGCGCAGCGCTGTCGGTACAACAGGCAGGCAGGGGCTATAGAATAGAGACTGCACAAGGGAGCCTGAGGGCTTCCAAGGTCATCATCGCAACCAACGGCTATTCCGCCGAGGACCTGCCCGGCTGGCTCGCAGGGCGTTACATGCCTGCACAATCCACCGTCATGGTGACCCGGCCGCTGACCCGGGCGGAACTGGACTCGCAGGGCTGGTTCTCGCATCAAATGGCCTATGACACCCGCAATCTGCTGCATTACTTCCGGCTGATGCCCGACAACCGGTTCCTGTTTGGAATGCGTGGCGGGCTGCTGGCTTCCCCCCGGGCTGAAGCAGGTATTCGCCGTAAACTGCGGCAGGATTTTGAGGCGATGTTCCCGGCATGGCGTGAAGTGGACTCCACGCATTCCTGGTCAGGCATGGTTTGCCTGTCGCGCAACCTAGTTCCCTTCATTGGCCCTGTGCCGGAGCGCCCCGGCATGTTTGCCGGGCTGTGCTATCACGGCAATGGTGTGGCGATGGGCAGCTATGCCGGACGGCTGCTGAGTGATCTGGTACAGGGGCACGCGCCCAAGCTGCCCTACTCACCCATAGTGCAGAAAATGGCACGCTTTCCTTTTGGCCGCGCCCGCCGGATGCTGATGCCTCCGGCTTATGCGGTTCTGGGCCTGATGGATTGA
- a CDS encoding rod-binding protein, which produces MSDLLPNLLQAAPATTPVRPAVSDPLREAAIELEASFLAEMLKSAGLGEASEGFGGGAGEEQFSSFLIREQATQIARSGGIGLAESLYHALKETQDE; this is translated from the coding sequence ATGTCAGATCTATTGCCAAACCTGCTTCAGGCCGCACCTGCAACCACCCCGGTGCGTCCAGCGGTCAGCGATCCCCTTCGCGAGGCCGCAATTGAGCTCGAAGCCTCCTTCCTTGCGGAAATGCTGAAATCCGCAGGGCTCGGTGAAGCCAGCGAAGGCTTCGGCGGCGGCGCTGGAGAAGAGCAGTTCTCCAGCTTTCTAATTCGCGAACAGGCCACGCAGATCGCCCGCTCCGGCGGGATCGGTTTGGCTGAATCACTTTATCACGCACTAAAGGAGACCCAAGATGAGTGA
- the fliK gene encoding flagellar hook-length control protein FliK: MNMNSILGLEAGSAGKSPSGSPDDSKKSNTSRDFSDFLSARSGPGEVAAEQQSAKGESAEAESEPRMQKSTAKDSKESQVTRIATGQDVPEGVPVQASQSTRVATGHDVPEGLPVQASQGTRVATRQDVPEGVPVQASQSTLFEGERETSARNPSRVEPVLSDAEMASGLQNSGTSTAEEAGAAETKVKSPHGVITATGERVESRSAEQRSGLLIVKDPGAGAGIQPGDGAPAGGNDQPDAMPKAASSVSPTDQGAGLKAGAVMHHGPSVEGNVQPAEKAGEAGNTEKAQSSVRSATQAAARKPAAAPENSATKLLGDSTEPDVRRVDVRETGNRRENTARVSPETAAQTGATATERAPAERAQVTDGTGQSKNGNAISAAQPKSLETGSSSSTHSVAQSIGEKPDSIAKAVNPAAQGENPGIAVNQVAVKGPGQKRDLASTPVSNGNGAQIKAEPAGIESPLADPLKGSDARTATVPAAPQIIQSAASQLQPLLAGGMTAGKMAAELLSGTDEALAGTLGLSSEAPGLTQLLTEASIGSHGAHRPEAPRMIAAQMAEAFAAKGEQKVEVSLNPQELGHVKMRVMASETGITMIIQTERPETGDLMRRHIHELAEEFRRMGYEDISFEFSGGQAGTGHPGDEADGGSGLSSGTAETRGADAKDAGEAATQNLRLGTAGVDMRV; the protein is encoded by the coding sequence ATGAATATGAATTCGATCCTTGGCTTGGAAGCCGGCTCTGCTGGTAAGTCACCGTCTGGTTCTCCGGATGACTCAAAAAAATCAAATACTTCAAGAGACTTTTCAGATTTTTTGTCTGCTCGGTCCGGCCCTGGCGAGGTGGCGGCCGAACAACAATCAGCCAAGGGCGAATCGGCTGAGGCCGAATCTGAACCCAGGATGCAGAAGAGTACGGCCAAGGACAGCAAGGAAAGCCAAGTCACACGCATTGCGACAGGGCAGGACGTACCTGAGGGCGTTCCGGTTCAGGCAAGCCAAAGCACACGCGTTGCGACAGGGCATGACGTACCCGAAGGCTTACCGGTTCAGGCAAGCCAAGGCACACGCGTTGCGACAAGGCAGGACGTACCCGAGGGAGTACCGGTTCAGGCAAGTCAAAGCACACTCTTTGAAGGGGAGCGGGAAACATCGGCAAGGAACCCCTCCAGAGTTGAACCAGTACTTTCCGATGCGGAAATGGCTTCAGGGTTGCAAAATAGTGGAACTTCCACCGCTGAAGAGGCTGGTGCCGCAGAGACTAAGGTTAAGTCCCCGCACGGCGTCATTACAGCAACTGGAGAAAGAGTTGAGTCACGGTCCGCTGAACAGCGAAGCGGACTGCTGATTGTGAAGGACCCGGGAGCCGGCGCCGGTATTCAGCCCGGAGACGGTGCACCTGCCGGCGGAAATGATCAGCCAGACGCTATGCCCAAAGCAGCCTCCAGCGTAAGTCCCACTGATCAGGGTGCGGGCCTCAAAGCAGGGGCAGTGATGCATCACGGTCCGTCCGTTGAGGGCAATGTGCAACCTGCTGAGAAGGCCGGCGAAGCTGGAAACACAGAGAAAGCGCAGTCTTCAGTGCGTTCAGCAACACAGGCAGCAGCAAGAAAGCCTGCAGCTGCGCCAGAGAACTCAGCCACAAAGCTGCTGGGGGATAGTACTGAACCCGATGTCCGCAGAGTTGATGTCAGGGAAACTGGAAATCGCCGGGAAAACACTGCCCGCGTTTCGCCTGAGACTGCTGCTCAAACAGGTGCGACAGCCACTGAAAGGGCTCCGGCGGAAAGGGCACAAGTTACCGATGGCACGGGGCAAAGCAAAAACGGAAATGCAATCAGTGCGGCGCAGCCGAAATCTCTCGAGACTGGTTCAAGTTCGAGTACCCATTCAGTGGCTCAGTCGATTGGTGAAAAGCCTGACAGCATAGCGAAGGCGGTCAATCCGGCTGCGCAAGGAGAAAATCCGGGCATTGCGGTCAACCAGGTTGCTGTGAAGGGGCCGGGTCAGAAACGTGATCTAGCTTCCACACCTGTTTCGAACGGAAATGGAGCGCAGATTAAAGCGGAACCAGCCGGAATTGAGAGCCCGTTAGCCGATCCGTTAAAAGGCAGTGATGCCCGGACGGCTACAGTGCCTGCAGCGCCGCAAATCATTCAGTCGGCAGCTTCTCAGCTGCAGCCTTTGCTTGCTGGCGGGATGACTGCCGGAAAAATGGCGGCAGAGCTGTTGTCCGGAACTGATGAGGCGCTGGCCGGAACACTGGGATTATCCAGCGAAGCGCCCGGATTGACGCAGCTGCTGACGGAAGCCTCAATTGGCTCACATGGGGCGCACCGGCCGGAAGCACCGCGCATGATTGCGGCCCAGATGGCTGAGGCATTTGCTGCCAAAGGCGAGCAAAAGGTTGAGGTGAGTTTGAACCCTCAGGAGTTGGGCCATGTGAAGATGCGCGTGATGGCCAGCGAAACAGGAATCACCATGATCATTCAGACGGAACGTCCGGAAACCGGTGATTTGATGCGCCGGCACATCCATGAACTGGCCGAGGAATTCCGCCGCATGGGATATGAAGATATCTCATTTGAATTCAGCGGCGGACAGGCCGGCACCGGTCATCCCGGCGATGAAGCGGACGGCGGTTCCGGCCTGTCCAGCGGAACCGCAGAGACACGCGGCGCCGATGCAAAGGACGCCGGTGAAGCAGCAACACAAAACCTCCGGCTCGGAACAGCCGGTGTGGACATGAGGGTTTGA
- a CDS encoding ABC transporter permease, producing MNRMSWFNAVSLTLGFAFLYIPMVILIIFSFNESKLVTVWAGFSTKWYGELMQNEAFLNAAWVTIKVAVFSSTIATVLGTIAAYVMVRGGRFMGRTLFSGMIYAPLVMPEVITGLSLLLLFIGIGLDRGVLTIVLAHTTFSMCYVSVVVSSRLVTFDQSLEEAALDLGCSPAEAFRLVTLPIIAPAVISGWLLAFTLSLDDLVIASFTSGPSATTLPIKIFSAVRLGVSPEINALSTIMISIVTIGVITASLVTKHQMTRQKREEQAAERI from the coding sequence ATGAACCGTATGAGCTGGTTTAATGCCGTATCGCTGACCCTTGGCTTTGCATTCCTTTACATCCCAATGGTGATCCTGATCATCTTCAGTTTCAACGAAAGCAAGCTGGTAACGGTCTGGGCCGGGTTTTCGACCAAGTGGTACGGCGAGCTGATGCAGAACGAGGCGTTCCTGAATGCCGCCTGGGTGACCATCAAGGTCGCCGTGTTCTCCTCTACTATCGCCACCGTGCTGGGCACTATCGCCGCCTATGTGATGGTGCGCGGCGGGCGGTTCATGGGGCGGACGCTGTTTTCCGGCATGATCTATGCGCCGCTGGTGATGCCCGAAGTAATCACCGGCCTGTCGCTGCTCCTTTTGTTCATCGGCATCGGATTGGACCGCGGGGTGCTGACCATCGTCCTGGCGCATACCACCTTCTCCATGTGCTATGTTTCGGTTGTGGTGTCCTCGCGGCTGGTGACTTTCGACCAGTCGCTGGAGGAAGCCGCGCTGGATCTGGGCTGCTCCCCGGCAGAGGCGTTCCGGCTGGTGACCCTGCCGATCATTGCGCCCGCGGTGATATCAGGCTGGCTCTTGGCCTTTACCCTGTCGCTGGATGATCTGGTGATCGCCTCATTCACCTCCGGCCCCTCGGCCACCACCCTGCCGATCAAGATATTCTCCGCCGTGCGCTTGGGCGTCAGCCCCGAGATCAACGCGCTGTCGACGATCATGATCAGCATTGTGACCATTGGAGTCATCACTGCCTCGCTGGTGACAAAACATCAGATGACCCGCCAGAAGCGGGAGGAACAGGCCGCGGAGCGCATCTGA